From Scytonema millei VB511283:
TGACTCTTCCCATGTCCTCAGCTTTAAGCTAATCTAAAGTTTTCCGTCAGCTATTATGGCTATGTTTTCATCGGCATTTGAAGAAAATAACGAATATTCCAATTCGAGTTCCGTCACGCTCAAAGACGAAGCAGGGCGAAGCTTAGAATGTTACGTAGAGCGATCGCTGTTGGTCGAAGACAAAGAATATCTCTTACTCCTACCCGCAGATGCAGCAGTAGAAATTTTTGCTTGGCAAAGTCATGATAGCGACGAGGAAGAAGCAGTTCCCGTAGAAGATGACGAAACCATCAATAGTATTTTTCCTACTGCTGAAGCCGTTCTCGCCGAGCAAAATCTAGTCCTCAAGCGGACAGCCTATGCTTTAACCGTAGCAGGAGAGCTACCTCCAGTGGA
This genomic window contains:
- a CDS encoding DUF3727 domain-containing protein, which produces MFSSAFEENNEYSNSSSVTLKDEAGRSLECYVERSLLVEDKEYLLLLPADAAVEIFAWQSHDSDEEEAVPVEDDETINSIFPTAEAVLAEQNLVLKRTAYALTVAGELPPVEESELFTLEIEDDTSDIEPEQLQLLASFYHEDQEYSVYTPLDPLLFFARLNSSGNPELLSPEEFQKLQPLLAEQLIDEMEE